From Triticum aestivum cultivar Chinese Spring chromosome 4A, IWGSC CS RefSeq v2.1, whole genome shotgun sequence, a single genomic window includes:
- the LOC123085668 gene encoding uncharacterized protein encodes MCGGRRRRRGGSDATAGEPGGWGFCAPALAFLALAAAAAVAFLEGTAGGVAYAGDGWFHECAKWDAEGGRFLVSTFFGAGVAEVRVGAGGEEALAERVVVADPEVTGRVALGLAVDAPRQRILVAYADRPPSFGYAAVGAYDLRSGRRLFLARLDGPGESSFADDVASDDDGNAYVTDILGNRIWKVSPDGEPLSVIKSATFRQRPGTMDNLIGLNGIVYHPNGYLLVVHTSGGDLFKVDPKTGAVSVVRVRGTLKSGDGLELISPTKLAVAGMPSRLVESSDDWETASVTGRYVGPVHRIGSSATVKDGDVYVNHIVGFGLGKKKTHVLAKAVFAPL; translated from the exons ATGTGCGGTGGCAGACGGCGCCGTCGCGGCGGCTCTGACGCGACGGCAGGAGAGCCCGGCGGGTGGGGTTTCTGCGCGCCAGCGCTCGCCTTCCTGGCCCTGGCGGCCGCTGCGGCGGTCGCGTTCCTGGAGGGCACCGCCGGCGGCGTCGCCTACGCCGGCGACGGGTGGTTCCACGAGTGCGCCAAGTGGGACGCCGAGGGCGGGAGGTTCCTGGTGTCCACCTTCTTCGGCGCCGGCGTGGCCGAGGTGCGCGTCGGGGCGGGGGGAGAAGAAGCCCTGGCGGAGCGGGTCGTGGTGGCGGACCCCGAGGTGACCGGGAGGGTGGCGCTGGGGCTCGCCGTGGACGCGCCCAGGCAGCGGATCCTCGTGGCCTACGCCGACCGGCCTCCGAGCTTCGGGTACGCCGCCGTGGGCGCGTACGATCTTCGCTCGGGGCGCCGCCTCTTCCTCGCCCGGCTCGACGGACCAG GCGAGTCCTCGTTCGCCGACGACGTGGCCTCGGACGACGACGGCAACGCGTACGTGACCGACATCCTGGGCAACAGGATCTGGAAGGTGAGCCCGGACGGCGAGCCGCTCTCAGTCATCAAGAGCGCCACCTTCAGGCAGCGGCCCGGGACGATGGACAACCTCATCGGCCTCAACGGCATCGTCTACCACCCCAAcggctacctcctcgtcgtccACACCTCTGGCGGCGACCTCTTCAAGGTGGACCCCAAGACGGGGGCCGTGAGCGTCGTCAGGGTGCGGGGCACGCTCAAGAGCGGCGACGGTCTGGAGCTGATCTCGCCGACGAAGCTGGCCGTCGCCGGCATGCCGAGCAGGCTGGTCGAGAGCTCCGACGACTGGGAGACCGCGAGCGTCACGGGACGGTATGTCGGGCCGGTGCACCGGattgggtcgtcggcgacggtgaagGACGGGGACGTGTACGTCAACCACATCGTGGGGTTCGGTCTCGGCAAGAAGAAGACGCACGTCCTCGCCAAGGCGGTGTTCGCGCCTCTGTAG